ATCACGGCCATTTTCATGATAGAGTTCAGGACGATCAAAATAACGAGGCTGATCGATCAGATAGACGTTCACTTTTGAATCGGGAAAAGAGGCTTTCAACAGGCTGGCTTCCACCTGCTTGCTGCCGACAGGGATCATCACCTTTTCAGGGCAGGCTTCGAAATCGTCAGGAGAAAATCCTCGTTTTGCTGTCGACTGGGGATAGTAGGGCAGAAACAGGCTGACTTCGTGTCCTTCTGCTGACAGTGCTTTCGACAATGCTGAGGCCACATCGGCCAGTCCGCCTGTTTTGGCAAATGGAATCGCTTCTGAACTCGCTACGACGATTTTCATAAATTCCCAATCTATTCGGATCATTAATCCTGCTGAATGTCTACAATGTTCTGTAGCATTCTATACGTTATCGGCGCTGGAAATAAATGGATCTGCTCACGGGAGTCACAGTGATTCCTGGAATTCGCCCCACTCTTTCCGAGATATCTTTGAATACATAAAATAATAAGTGGATTGTGTTTACGAATCAGACTCGGACTTACGATGAATTTGACTTCTACCGGGTTCTGGTTTTACCTGTTTGTACAGTAAAATTCGTCGACTTCTCGTTCAAAATAGCGAATGTGTAATTGCAGATCAATTTCAGTTTCGTGATAGTATAGCTTCATTGATGCTGTGCCATCGAGTCTGGCATTCACATTTGAATTGTCGCATTCTGTTTACCAAACATGGTAGTCAGTCAGAATCTTATTTTTGCAGCGAATCAGTAGCACGACACAGAATTTCCATTTCTACCATGAATGACCCATTAAACGTGGAGAATCAGAGCGAACCAGGCGACGTGATCCAGGATCGTCTGGCGGAAGCCCCTGCTTCAACGACCGCTCCCCGCATCCACCATGACGCCTATACCTGGGAACTGCCGGCGGAAGAAATTACGCTGCGAATTCGGTGGTTCGGGCTGTGTGTCGGGTATGTGCTGGTCAATTTTGGCGGTAACAGTTCTGCCATCCAGGTTCCCCAGTTGAACTGGATTCTGACTTTAGGTGCAATTTATGCCCTGGCAGATACCTACTTCAGCTTTCGAGGTCGCGTCTTTCTGGGTGAATGGCCGCTGATCATTTCGGTGATGGAAGCGTTGTTCATCGGCCTGCTCTGTCATTATGACGCCGGATTGAACAGTCCGTTTCGGTTTTATTATCTGTTATCGTTAATTGTCTGTTCCATTCGGCACGCGCCGCAGATTGCGTATCTGACGCTGGGACTGCATCTGATCAGCTATTCGACGCTGCTGCTATCCAGCCCTCCCCTCCCCAGTGACTGGCTGACCCAACTGCTGTTAATGATTGTCTGGATGGGTTGGGTCGCGTGGGCGAGCATCGCCTTTTCCCAGCTGGTTAAACGCACGAGTATGGAGCTTTCGCTGGCTAACTCGCAGTTGAAGATGAACCAGGAACTGCTGGAAGATCGTATCGCCCGCCGGACCAGCGACCTGCAGGAATCGCAGGCGCTGCTGGTTCAGCAGGAAAAACATGCGGCCTTCGGTCTGCTGGCAGCGGGTATTGCGCACGAAGTGGGAAACCCGCTGGCGGGAATCAGTTCACTCGTACAACTGCTCAACCGCCATA
The sequence above is a segment of the Gimesia algae genome. Coding sequences within it:
- a CDS encoding sensor histidine kinase, whose translation is MNDPLNVENQSEPGDVIQDRLAEAPASTTAPRIHHDAYTWELPAEEITLRIRWFGLCVGYVLVNFGGNSSAIQVPQLNWILTLGAIYALADTYFSFRGRVFLGEWPLIISVMEALFIGLLCHYDAGLNSPFRFYYLLSLIVCSIRHAPQIAYLTLGLHLISYSTLLLSSPPLPSDWLTQLLLMIVWMGWVAWASIAFSQLVKRTSMELSLANSQLKMNQELLEDRIARRTSDLQESQALLVQQEKHAAFGLLAAGIAHEVGNPLAGISSLVQLLNRHNNDEYTNKRLDEVDAQLRRIQRILRELIDFSRPATTERNRCQINELITESLNISKYYKRKKGKNIITRFAEDLPVVQVVRDQLVQVFLNLILNAMDATEEGESIEITTEARRGQIIISVNDSGEGIREEDKARLFQPYFTTKAKGTGLGLFVCKNILEHSNSGTIEIDDTVKDGARFIVTLNCEELQGEADIPPGPAKEIKFVTT